One window of the Ictidomys tridecemlineatus isolate mIctTri1 chromosome 11, mIctTri1.hap1, whole genome shotgun sequence genome contains the following:
- the Alg6 gene encoding dolichyl pyrophosphate Man9GlcNAc2 alpha-1,3-glucosyltransferase isoform X3 produces the protein MFGDYEAQRHWQEITFNLPIKQWYFNSSDNNLLYWGLDYPPLTAYHSLLCAYVAKLINPDWIALHTSRGYESQAHKLFMRTTVFIADLLIYIPAVILYCCCLKAISTKKKIANALCILLYPGLILIDYGHFQYNSVSLGFALWGVLGVSYDWDLLGSLAFCLAINYKQMELYHSLPFFCFLLGKCLKKGLKGKGFRLLVKLACTVVASFILCWLPFFTEREQALQVLRRLFPVDRGLFEDKVANIWCSLSVFLKIKDILPRHTQIIISFCFTFLSLLPACIKLILHPSPRGFRFTLVSCALSFFLFSFQVHEKSILLVSLPVCLVLNEIPFMSTWFLLVSTFSMLPLLLKDELLMPSFVTVMAFFIACATFFPIFEKMSEEELQLKSFSISIRKYLPRFTFLPRIIQHLFLTSVIFMVLLTLMIVTLDPPQKLPDLFSVLVCFVSCLNFLFFLVYFNIIIIWDSKNGRNRKKIN, from the exons gTATTTTAACAGCAGTGATAACAATTTACTGTATTGGGGATTGGATTACCCACCTCTCACAGCTTATCATAGTCTCTTGTGCGCATATGT GGCAAAGCTTATAAATCCAGACTGGATTGCTCTCCATACATCACGTGGATATGAGAGTCAGGCACATAAGCTCTTCATGCGTACAACAG tttttattgctgATTTGCTGATTTATATACCTGCAGTGATTTTGTACTGTTGTTGTTTAAAAGCTATCTCAACTAAGAAAAAG aTTGCTAATGCATTATGCATATTACTGTATCCAGGTCTTATTCTCATCGACTATGGACATTTTCA ATATAATTCTGTGAGTCTGGGCTTTGCTTTGTGGGGTGTTCTTGGAGTATCTTATGACTGGGACCTGCTAGGGTCACTGGCATTTTGTTTAGCTATAAATTATAAACAGATGGAACTTTACCATTCCTTgccatttttttgctttttacttGGCAAGTGTTTAAAAAAAGGCCTCAAAGGAAAAGG GTTCAGGTTGTTAGTTAAGCTAGCTTGTACCGTTGTGGCTTCATTCATTCTCTGCTGGCTGCCATTCTTTACAGAAAGGGAACAAGCCTTGCAGGTCCTAAGAAGACTCTTCCCAGTTGATCGTGGATTATTTGAG GATAAAGTAGCCAATATTTGGTGCAGCCTCAGTGTTTTTCTGAAGATTAAGGACATTTTGCCACGACACACTCAGATAATAATCAG cttttgttttacatttttgagcTTGCTTCCTGCATGTATAAAATTAATACTTCATCCCTCTCCCAGAGGATTCAGATTTACTCTG gttaGCTGTgcattatcattctttttattttctttccaagtaCATGAAAAGTCCATTCTCTTGGTATCATT acCAGTTTGCTTAGTTTTAAATGAAATTCCTTTTATGTCTACTTGGTTTTTACTTGTGTCAACATTTAG TATGCTACCTCTTCTATTAAAGGATGAGCTCCTAATGCCCTCCTTTGTGACAGTGATGGCATTTTTTATAGCTTGTGCAACTTTCTTTCCAATATTTGAAAAGATGTCTGAAGAAGAACTGCAGTTAaaatctttttccatttctataaggAAATATCTTCCACGTTTTAcatttcttcccagaattataCAACATTTG TTTCTGACCTCAGTGATCTTTATGGTCCTTCTGACGCTGATGATTGTCACACTGGATCCTCCTCAGAAATTACCAGATTTATTCTCTGTATTGGTGTGTTTTGTATCCTGTTTGAACTTCCTGTTCTTCTTGGTATACTTCAACATTATAATCATATGGGATTCCAAAAATGGAAGAAATCGGAAGAAAATCAACTAG